The Deltaproteobacteria bacterium genome window below encodes:
- a CDS encoding sigma-54-dependent Fis family transcriptional regulator, producing the protein MENTRRVLVIDDEESFRHMLSVILQKEGYQVETASDGYEALEKMEGALFDEILCDIRMPRMDGIRFLKEVKKTHCDSTIIMMSAYGTLDTAVEAMKLGAYDYVSKPFKPDEIVLTLKKAEERERLRRENIYLRKEIEKEYNFNNIISKNEKMAAIFDTIKKVARYKSTILITGESGTGKELVAKAIHFNSDRSANPFIPVNCGAIPENLLESELFGHVKGSFTDAVRTKKGLFEEANGGTLFLDEIGELPLSLQVKLLRVLQDGEIRRVGDSRSIKIDVRIIAATVKDLESGVKQGSFRDDLFYRLNVLPLKIPPLRERREDIPLLVDHFIEKFNQNLGKRVSRVTPEALKILLRYSWPGNVRELENMIERGMVLTETDTIDVENLPPEVYRSAESSPFSELEEYSIKKATRILETELIRKALRKTHGNHTHASRILEISHRTLLYKIKEYGIGQEK; encoded by the coding sequence ATGGAGAATACAAGAAGAGTCCTTGTCATTGACGACGAAGAGAGCTTCAGGCACATGCTTTCGGTAATCCTGCAGAAAGAGGGCTACCAGGTGGAGACCGCCTCAGACGGCTATGAAGCCCTGGAGAAGATGGAGGGCGCGCTCTTCGATGAGATTCTATGTGATATCCGAATGCCCAGGATGGACGGAATCCGGTTTCTAAAGGAGGTGAAGAAGACACACTGTGATTCGACGATCATCATGATGTCGGCATACGGAACACTCGATACGGCGGTTGAAGCCATGAAACTCGGGGCCTATGATTACGTTTCTAAGCCGTTCAAGCCGGACGAGATCGTTCTGACCCTGAAGAAGGCAGAGGAACGGGAGAGGCTGAGAAGAGAGAATATCTATCTCAGGAAAGAGATAGAAAAGGAGTACAATTTTAACAACATTATCAGTAAGAACGAAAAGATGGCGGCTATTTTCGATACCATCAAGAAGGTGGCACGGTACAAGTCCACCATTCTCATTACGGGCGAGAGTGGAACCGGAAAGGAACTGGTCGCCAAGGCGATTCATTTCAACAGCGACAGGTCTGCCAATCCTTTCATCCCCGTCAATTGCGGGGCCATTCCGGAAAACCTCTTGGAGAGCGAGCTCTTCGGCCATGTGAAAGGATCCTTCACCGATGCGGTGCGTACAAAGAAGGGATTATTTGAAGAAGCAAACGGCGGTACCCTCTTTCTTGACGAGATCGGAGAACTCCCCCTCTCCCTTCAGGTCAAGTTGCTCCGCGTGCTTCAGGACGGAGAGATCCGCAGGGTCGGTGATTCCAGGTCTATCAAGATAGATGTGAGGATCATCGCCGCGACGGTGAAGGATCTGGAGAGCGGAGTGAAACAGGGCAGTTTCAGGGACGACCTCTTCTATCGGCTGAACGTCCTTCCCCTGAAGATACCCCCTTTGAGGGAGAGGAGAGAAGATATCCCTCTTCTTGTGGACCATTTCATAGAAAAGTTCAACCAGAACCTGGGGAAAAGGGTCAGCCGGGTCACCCCGGAAGCCCTCAAGATCTTACTCAGGTACTCCTGGCCTGGAAACGTGAGGGAACTCGAAAATATGATTGAAAGGGGGATGGTTCTGACCGAAACCGACACCATCGACGTGGAGAACCTCCCTCCTGAGGTCTACAGGTCGGCAGAGAGTTCTCCTTTCTCGGAGTTGGAAGAGTATTCGATCAAGAAGGCGACGAGGATTCTCGAAACAGAACTGATCAGGAAAGCCCTTCGCAAGACCCATGGTAATCACACCCATGCATCGAGGATATTGGAGATCAGCCACCGCACTCTTCTTTACAAGATCAAAGAGTACGGCATCGGCCAAGAGAAATAG
- a CDS encoding GspH/FimT family pseudopilin has translation MRDKGLTLTELVLTLAILAAIAALTLPNLTGWIRHYRVRRVVRELVCQMELAKIKALKTNRQYRIAFDPSSKTFRMERGNRPDAPGEWVQEGGIFRVPHQISLEANVEAIRFNPDGTALSGSVTIRAGDGEYYTVTANTSTGKINVARGK, from the coding sequence TTGAGGGATAAGGGGCTCACCTTGACAGAGCTGGTATTGACCCTTGCCATCCTGGCGGCGATTGCGGCACTGACGCTCCCAAATCTGACCGGATGGATCAGGCACTACCGTGTGAGGCGGGTTGTTCGGGAGCTGGTCTGCCAGATGGAACTGGCAAAGATCAAGGCTCTCAAAACAAACCGGCAGTATCGCATCGCTTTTGATCCTTCCAGTAAGACCTTTCGGATGGAGCGTGGGAACCGCCCGGACGCACCGGGCGAATGGGTTCAGGAAGGAGGGATCTTCCGGGTGCCCCACCAGATCTCACTGGAGGCGAATGTGGAGGCGATCCGCTTCAACCCTGACGGGACGGCCCTCAGCGGATCCGTAACCATAAGGGCAGGAGATGGGGAGTACTATACCGTCACCGCTAATACCTCCACAGGAAAGATCAACGTCGCAAGGGGAAAGTAG
- the pilV gene encoding type IV pilus modification protein PilV yields the protein MEPVNERNRRRSGRRGFTLLEVLIATVLLAVGLLALMTLQIQSIRNSAFSNSMTVASCLAQDEVERLRAIPWKDLNDGTFSETVNDTDPATGATRMVFGREWTIRTDGSGRIREILVTVSWHQHDRLHRITMATRIAKRE from the coding sequence ATGGAACCGGTGAATGAGCGGAACCGGAGGAGATCAGGCCGCCGGGGGTTTACACTCCTGGAGGTTCTGATCGCCACGGTCCTTTTGGCGGTGGGATTGCTGGCCCTCATGACCCTTCAGATCCAGTCGATTCGAAACAGTGCTTTCAGCAACTCCATGACTGTGGCCTCCTGCCTCGCGCAGGACGAAGTGGAGAGGTTGCGGGCCATCCCCTGGAAAGACCTCAATGACGGAACGTTCTCCGAAACGGTAAATGATACCGATCCTGCGACAGGAGCAACCCGCATGGTCTTCGGCCGGGAGTGGACGATCCGGACCGACGGGTCCGGGCGGATAAGAGAGATTCTGGTTACCGTGTCGTGGCACCAGCACGATCGCCTCCACAGGATTACCATGGCCACCAGAATTGCCAAGAGAGAATGA
- a CDS encoding prepilin-type N-terminal cleavage/methylation domain-containing protein, producing MRRMDCRYFGKPGFTLIELIVAMAVAGIVLAGAYEVFRAQQRTYMAQDQVAEMQQNARAAMNLLTKDLRMVGHGVPDQWPLQIGEETFSEMVVIDGRTLTLVGCFGSPASYLDASAARGDQKITVVDGSRFDSLDRRYLFVGEYDKVTVQRVEGNVLILDQKLAKRYPTTCLRKAARAGDTQIRVYDASNIWAEDILTLGDERLFVTKSDRATNTIVLNSPLYFEYPRGMRVNPVPVYRVQIVKYYLKDNGTLTRQDFWARGQVRELAEHIESLSVTKTDYGGYRVAITARTALPDAAGRLRRRTYCLTVKVRNRARPGG from the coding sequence ATGAGAAGAATGGATTGCCGCTATTTTGGGAAACCGGGTTTCACGCTGATCGAGCTCATAGTGGCCATGGCGGTGGCGGGTATTGTTTTGGCTGGAGCCTACGAGGTCTTTCGGGCCCAGCAGAGAACCTACATGGCCCAGGACCAGGTCGCCGAGATGCAGCAGAACGCCAGGGCGGCTATGAACCTGCTCACGAAGGACCTGAGGATGGTGGGCCACGGCGTTCCGGATCAGTGGCCTCTTCAGATAGGAGAGGAGACATTCTCAGAAATGGTCGTAATCGACGGCCGTACCCTTACACTTGTCGGGTGTTTCGGGTCACCGGCAAGTTATCTGGATGCATCTGCAGCAAGAGGCGACCAGAAAATAACAGTTGTGGACGGGAGCCGTTTTGATTCCCTTGACCGCAGGTACCTCTTTGTGGGTGAATACGACAAAGTCACGGTCCAACGGGTGGAGGGCAACGTGCTCATTTTGGATCAGAAGCTGGCAAAACGTTACCCTACCACGTGCCTGAGGAAGGCTGCCCGGGCCGGGGATACACAGATCAGGGTCTATGATGCGAGCAACATCTGGGCCGAAGACATTCTTACCCTGGGCGACGAGAGGCTCTTTGTAACCAAAAGCGACCGTGCGACAAACACTATTGTTCTCAACAGCCCTCTCTATTTCGAATATCCGCGAGGCATGCGTGTAAATCCTGTACCCGTTTACCGCGTTCAGATCGTGAAGTACTATCTTAAGGATAACGGTACGCTCACTCGCCAGGACTTCTGGGCCCGCGGTCAGGTAAGGGAACTTGCCGAGCACATCGAGTCGCTGAGTGTCACAAAAACCGACTATGGCGGCTACCGAGTTGCCATCACCGCCAGGACGGCCTTGCCTGATGCGGCGGGCAGGTTGAGACGGAGAACCTATTGCCTCACGGTAAAGGTGAGAAATCGAGCGAGGCCGGGGGGGTAG
- a CDS encoding HAMP domain-containing protein, translating to MRRPAWLFRNLRVGLKTEIILNLALLMTSALLLLGLGIIKIHERDILNQKVRSGKIIVKSVQNSLNLYGVKGEDLSEKTYLFHRMIQVYADPREIDEIAIVDPSQRVLACSLKGRRAERIDDEGMAKAIAERRILWNLDRRRSFLFSTYRDLRLFSPLLSGSDLVGGVYVRLSLADVMGSIAASQRLIILFVLLDGVVIVLFGSFLLSRVIVNPLKALVAATDGIGRGDYDQRISVSEPNEIGRLAESFNEMTDRLRESQKDVQEYVRSLERANEQLRQTQMELVRSEKLASIGRFAAGVAHEVGNPLGAILGYTSILQNEMENHPEGLEYLKRIEVEIQRINKIIRELLDFSRPSAVDVKEVDLNSVIESSLSLLSYQKSFKNIESNLCLKKDLPPIEADESQIRQVLVNLILNAVDSMPDGGTLTLRTEDHEPRVDPQEAGRGPARRRDDPADKDYTHLRRSQGPRYPYPHLPRDGRFVCVSITDTGCGISPDDLEKIFDPFFTTKDPDRGTGLGLSISLRIVESFGGKIEVESRLGKGSTFKVLLPASGS from the coding sequence TTGAAGACAGAGATCATCCTCAACCTCGCCCTTTTGATGACCAGTGCATTGCTTTTGCTGGGTTTGGGAATCATCAAGATCCACGAACGGGACATACTGAACCAGAAAGTGAGAAGCGGCAAGATTATTGTCAAGTCTGTCCAGAACAGCCTCAATCTCTACGGAGTAAAGGGGGAAGACTTGTCAGAGAAGACCTACCTGTTTCACAGGATGATCCAGGTCTATGCTGATCCAAGAGAGATAGACGAGATCGCCATCGTCGACCCGTCGCAAAGGGTGCTTGCATGTAGTCTCAAGGGAAGGCGGGCCGAAAGGATCGATGACGAGGGCATGGCAAAGGCTATCGCTGAGAGGAGAATCTTATGGAATCTCGATCGGAGACGTTCCTTTCTCTTTTCGACCTATCGGGATTTGAGGCTTTTCTCGCCTCTTTTGAGCGGCAGTGACCTGGTGGGGGGTGTATATGTCCGCCTTTCCCTTGCGGATGTGATGGGCAGTATCGCCGCTTCCCAGCGGCTTATCATCCTCTTCGTGCTCCTTGACGGCGTGGTAATCGTCTTGTTCGGAAGCTTTCTCCTTTCCCGGGTTATCGTAAACCCACTGAAGGCTCTGGTCGCTGCCACGGATGGAATCGGCCGAGGGGATTACGATCAGCGCATTTCCGTCTCTGAACCCAACGAAATTGGAAGACTCGCCGAATCTTTCAACGAGATGACCGACCGCCTCCGCGAAAGTCAGAAGGATGTCCAAGAGTATGTCAGATCCCTGGAAAGGGCCAACGAACAGCTCCGGCAGACGCAGATGGAACTGGTGCGATCGGAGAAATTGGCCTCCATCGGGCGCTTTGCCGCCGGCGTCGCCCATGAAGTGGGAAACCCACTGGGAGCCATCCTCGGTTATACGAGTATCCTCCAGAACGAGATGGAGAATCACCCCGAGGGGCTGGAGTATCTGAAGAGGATCGAGGTGGAGATTCAGCGGATCAACAAGATCATAAGGGAGCTCCTGGACTTTTCCAGGCCGTCGGCCGTCGATGTCAAGGAGGTGGATCTCAACAGTGTGATCGAAAGCTCTCTCTCTCTTCTTTCCTACCAGAAGTCGTTCAAGAACATCGAGTCCAACCTCTGCCTGAAGAAAGACCTTCCACCCATTGAAGCCGACGAGTCTCAGATCCGTCAGGTTTTAGTCAATCTGATTCTCAATGCGGTCGACTCGATGCCCGATGGGGGGACTCTGACCCTGAGGACGGAGGATCACGAGCCAAGAGTAGATCCGCAGGAGGCCGGTCGCGGGCCCGCACGCCGGAGAGACGATCCGGCCGACAAAGACTATACCCATTTGCGTAGGTCTCAGGGGCCGCGGTATCCGTACCCACATCTACCGAGAGACGGAAGGTTTGTGTGTGTGAGCATTACCGATACGGGGTGTGGCATCTCGCCAGATGACCTTGAGAAGATCTTTGACCCCTTTTTCACGACAAAGGACCCGGACAGGGGCACGGGTCTCGGCCTCTCAATCTCTCTGAGAATAGTAGAGAGTTTCGGTGGAAAGATCGAGGTCGAAAGCCGCCTGGGAAAGGGTTCCACCTTCAAGGTGTTGCTACCGGCTTCGGGTTCCTAA